One part of the Mycosarcoma maydis chromosome 18, whole genome shotgun sequence genome encodes these proteins:
- a CDS encoding putative proteasome core particle subunit beta 2 yields MSAAMAHAFPGSSTSSSGFDFSNYSRNTFLSNQGLGGFTATSTGTTIVGCIFKDGVVLGADTRATEGPIVADKNCEKIHYISDNIRCCGAGTAADTEFVTQLISSNMQLHELNTGRQPRVVTAMTMLKQRLFQYQGHIGAALVLGGYDATGPHLFTVAPHGSTDKLPYVTMGSGSLAAMAVFESGWVKDMERADAIGLVAAAISSGIFNDLGSGSNVDVCVIEKGKTEYLRNYETPNERVSKEQRYQFPRGTTAFTKQQIYDMIRKEDVLEIGNKAAVPVPAAAPGEERMDTS; encoded by the coding sequence ATGTCAGCAGCCATGGCTCACGCTTTCCCCGGTagctccacctcgagctccGGCTTTGACTTTTCCAACTATTCGCGCAACACCTTCCTCTCGAATCAAGGACTCGGTGGGTTCACTGCCACCTCCACGGGTACTACTATCGTCGGCTGTATCTTTAAAGATGGTGTAGTCCTCGGTGCCGATACACGAGCTACCGAAGGACCTATCGTGGCCGACAAGAACTGCGAAAAGATCCACTACATCTCGGACAACATTCGATGCTGCGGTGCAGGCACTGCAGCAGATACCGAGTTCGTCACGCAACTCATCTCATCCAACAtgcagctgcacgagcTGAACACGGGGCGTCAACCACGTGTGGTTACAGCGATGACCATGTTGAAGCAGCGCTTGTTCCAGTACCAGGGTCACATCGGTGCTGCGCTTGTGTTGGGCGGATACGACGCTACGGGTCCACATCTGTTCACGGTCGCCCCGCACGGGTCGACGGACAAACTGCCATATGTCACGATGGGTAGTGGATCGCTCGCTGCGATGGCAGTGTTTGAAAGCGGCTGGGTCAAGGATATGGAGCGTGCAGATGCCATCGGCCTGGTAGCAGCCGCCATCAGCAGTGGTATCTTTAACGATCTCGGAAGTGGTAGCAACGTCGACGTCTGCGTCATCGAAAAGGGAAAGACCGAGTACCTTAGGAATTACGAAACCCCCAACGAAAGGGTAAGCAAGGAACAGAGGTATCAGTTCCCGCGTGGAACGACCGCTTTCACCAAACAGCAGATTTACGATATGATCAGAAAAGAGGACGTCCTCGAGATTGGAAACAAAGCAGCTGTACCTGTCCCCGCCGCTGCGCCGGGAGAAGAGCGTATGGACACGTCCTAG
- a CDS encoding uncharacterized protein (related to OCA1 - putative protein tyrosine phosphatase) → MSHSSFTAMQLSHASGSSSSQSHSHSHSHHHHSAPIPTASLVEPPALFASVAPQIYRSATPNPSNHLFLRTLQLRTILSLTAELPSPSLTAFCQKNDIAFLHFGLKRWSTSDLLTSHPSTTSDQPLDTHLDLSFLHTTQPSHLSTLTPLSSSSPTLTEELVKDSLQILLSAKYHPILVTDTSGIHEIGVLLGCLRKLQRWNFATILLEYRHFAGNRARATNERFVEMFDTDLITVDAEEAPEWFNEQLERDNKELEAAEEVSDAQLI, encoded by the coding sequence ATGTCACACTCATCATTCACGGCGATGCAGCTTTCTCACGCATCTggctcctcctcttctcaATCTCactcgcattcgcattcgcatcaccatcactcGGCACCAATACCGACAGCATCACTTGTCGAGCCTCCAGCTTTGTTCGCCTCTGTCGCACCGCAGATCTATCGCTCAGCCACGCCCAACCCTTCGAACCATTTGTTCCTACGCACACTCCAACTTCGTACCATTCTATCGCTCACTGCAGAACTTCCCTCACCAAGCCTAACCGCATTCTGCCAAAAGAACGACATTGCCTTCCTCCATTTCGGACTCAAACGGTGGAGCACGTCCGATCTGCTCACCTCTCATCCATCCACCACATCAGATCAACCCTTAGACACTCATTTAGATCTCTCGTTCCTACACACGACCCAGCCATCCCACCTGTCCACCTTGACTCCTCTCTCGTCTTCTTCGCCTACTCTCACGGAAGAACTCGTCAAGGACAGCCTTCAGATCCTCCTCTCCGCAAAATACCATCCCATACTTGTCACAGACACGTCTGGTATACACGAAATCGGCGTTCTGCTGGGATGCCTACGCAAGTTGCAGAGGTGGAACTTTGCTACAATCCTGTTGGAGTACAGACATTTTGCGGGTAACAGGGCGAGAGCGACCAACGAAAGGTTTGTAGAGATGTTTGACACGGATCTCATCACGGTAGATGCGGAGGAGGCGCCAGAGTGGTTCAATGAACAGCTGGAAAGGGACAACAAAGAGTTGGAGGCTGCAGAGGAGGTCAGTGATGCCCAGTTGATCTGA
- a CDS encoding O-phospho-L-serine:2-oxoglutarate transaminase (related to Phosphoserine aminotransferase) — protein MSNTLDTSQRDQTINLGAGPSSLPTSVLLEAAQGILDFEGTGMGLIELSHRSKTFQKLMDKTEADLRALLEIPDSHAVLFLQGGGTEQFSATALNLLAAHAVKNPDYFKSNGNKGPPCDYAVTGSWTAKAVKEAARLGATTNVAVDARKVEGGNGKFGSIPPISEWKLSPVESKPAMLYYCDNETVDGVEFPNPGFPIDQLPEEYRKRVPLVADCSSNILSRPIDVAAHAIVFFGAQKNVGPSGTTIAIVRKDLIVDPDQGVPNGGPRIPTTLVYKNMLDNGSLYNTPPMFAIYASGLVFDDLLRNKGGVAGATERSEKKASLIYGLIDNSDGVYLPTVRQPSARSRMNVTFRISRAGENKPDEALEEAFVKRCAEHQIVQVKGHRSVGGIRTSLYNAVTVEQTQKLAEVMTDFVQDVKTGKI, from the coding sequence ATGTCCAACACACTAGACACTTCTCAGCGCGACCAGACCATCAACCTTGGTGCTGGTCCCAGCTCTCTGCCCACCTCGGTCCTTCTCGAGGCGGCACAGGGTATTCTTGACTTCGAGGGCACTGGTATGGGTCTTATCGAGCTCTCGCATCGATCCAAGACATTCCAAAAGCTCATGGACAAGACTGAAGCGGACTTGCGGGCCCTGCTCGAAATTCCTGACTCTCACGCGGTTCTTTTCCTCCAAGGTGGCGGTACGGAACAGTTCTCGGCTACTGCGCTCAACTTGCTGGCTGCGCACGCGGTCAAGAACCCAGACTACTTCAAGTCGAATGGCAACAAGGGTCCTCCTTGCGACTATGCGGTGACTGGCTCGTGGACTGCGAAAGCAGTAAAggaagctgctcgtctggGCGCGACCACAAAcgtcgctgtcgatgctcgCAAGGTCGAAGGTGGCAACGGCAAATTCGGCTCGATCCCTCCTATCAGTGAATGGAAGTTGAGCCCAGTCGAGAGCAAGCCTGCTATGCTGTATTACTGCGACAACGAGACTgtcgacggcgtcgagTTCCCCAACCCTGGTTTCCCTATTGATCAGCTGCCAGAAGAATACCGCAAGCGGGTGCCTCTTGTCGCCGACTGCTCTAGCAACATCCTCTCCCGTCCCATTGACGTCGCTGCCCACGCCATCGTCTTCTTTGGAGCTCAGAAGAACGTCGGACCATCGGGAACCACGATCGCTATTGTACGTAAAGACCTGATTGTCGATCCGGACCAAGGTGTTCCCAACGGTGGTCCTCGTATCCCCACCACCTTGGTGTACAAGAACATGCTCGATAACGGTTCGCTGTACAACACTCCGCCCATGTTTGCCATCTACGCTTCCGGACTCGTGTTCGATGACCTTTTGCGAAACAAGGGCGGTGTAGCTGGTGCGACTGAACGTTCGGAAAAGAAAGCTTCGCTCATCTACGGATTGATCGACAACAGCGACGGCGTTTACCTGCCAACCGTACGACAACCTTCGGCGAGGAGCCGAATGAACGTTACTTTCCGTATCTCGAGAGCAGGCGAGAACAAGCCGGATGAAGCGCTGGAAGAGGCGTTTGTCAAGAGATGTGCCGAGCACCAGATTGTCCAGGTGAAAGGTCATAGGTCAGTAGGTGGTATCCGAACCAGCTTGTACAATGCCGTGACAGTCGAGCAGACACAGAAATTGGCAGAGGTCATGACCGACTTCGTGCAGGATGTCAAGACTGGAAAGATTTGA
- a CDS encoding uncharacterized protein (related to EDE1 protein involved in endocytosis), with amino-acid sequence MQSPAPTGAAGAAPAIALSPVERTAFAHLFNLADPERTGIVTGDAAVSFFAKSKLPPSVLGQIWAMADSANNGFLTPPSFSIALRLIAHAQRGETITEASIKRPGPPPTMEGVNLPLTAQLTGSQSGTLVPTNMPGVIEIKPEDRARYTRIFANSGPVGGLIDGDRAKEIFVKSKLPFDKLGAIWNLADTQARGSLDLTDFIIAMHFIQNTMNGTLNSIPAALPPGLYEQAKGPAGAGSRFIPGSPLAAQNTGGSTSGFGSSGIPRQMTGSSFPAQSAFQSPRHAVSAPAAAWDVTPDEKARADQFFDGLDVSRQGRLDGAAVVPFFMQSKLTESVLAHVWDLSDVTQSGTLSKDEFAVAMHLINSQLAGKPLPQQLPSSLVPPSMRNMDLPTAVNPQQTDTQKDLFSLMDDDPPAPTISASSAFITPSPAAPVVATQQSTPFAASSTAPTERSAPGPFDDDFFGGGNSSASPLAAQPAQSVATALSPAATGGSFGTATAFRPPGFASPGGPASPSASTSRLGSAFTVAAPATSAGAAVATAFGSSDGTDQSVEFGNKSNQLRSTEKAVLDLQSKRSTLESSIANDASTIADLESRLATVRAQHETETKLVKDLEERQQKQSVELKELRENVIRDESELSALKAEKDELEQALMRDREDVRDMKKRMNDVQAETKSLKEQLEKLRKDARQQKGLVAISKKQLATAEAEQDKVADEIEAVQRGDLGAEEAEHHDVTSAGAAGADAATPATRSAAAEPVTSPAASVRSYNPFDRFGAGAGASSSQPETSSVSTSLLAGAGAGAALGGIAAAAAHHEDDSHTSNQSTEARGDASAQPLSLEADPFGVQQAEVQPHVGGSSLGFDDAFAVPGEPSGATTSAAPEHAQVESTGFDDNFGNDFVASTPAVPGFTASESATAATAADVEATTDNHHASGLAAAGGLGAGASVLGAAAIHAGEPLHKYEAAQELESISDTAGPFAGDLGTADRNHPDQPDADEDEDSSDDDDEGPEEVGGFKARGYDTPVEVAADRFPEVDASGERLSSSTVAPPTRAEHQHTVPGGLEDVTTATVSAESAPVDPTSIGDIGGRTASTTSIAPVSRQGTISDDINESLTTSELTRSKDAESSPHGAGTAAAGAIGIAALAAGTGALTLGERGQGDTTPSATTPADDNVPLSQLVGLHGAKLAPPTAAADSTTPAEPAASPTLSPKTRRAPPPAPVRSATNLSTSSGAPAAAAATVLADEPTPIAGSAAPVTVGGDSSKSTNPFGMDEFSAAPSLPDAGQHKNDNGSGSNFDDFDSAFEDLGPSEAVPSSSAAGPVGMTAASDPAGFDDAFDNDFDFVPSFSAVGASAIPSGDTASREVPSSGGAGAGSNNTFDDFDAAFDSTPAVTRDSSANNTSTTADASVIPAVSVGGGLGAVAGSGSHADRGIASNATSGFSFEDTFDPAGGSSTTSAGAAPSTLNAPIAASTSTAAASTTLPSSVSSPIAPPGTYAPPPGPPPGFNAPPALPSRSSTRHTTGGGGGAIAEAEDYTGALPDDAAQVKQLCGMGFTREKVIQALEKSNYRTEKALERLLASA; translated from the coding sequence ATGCAAAGTCCGGCACCCACCggagcagcaggtgcagcgCCTGCGATCGCTCTATCTCCCGTAGAGAGAACGGCATTTGCGCATCTCTTCAACCTTGCCGACCCCGAGCGCACGGGAATCGTAACcggcgatgctgccgtCTCATTCTTTGCCAAGTCCAAGCTCCCACCGTCGGTTCTAGGCCAGATCTGGGCCATGGCTGACAGTGCCAACAACGGCTTTCTCACACCGCCTTCCTTCAGCATTGCTTTGCGTCTCATTGCACATGCCCAACGAGGGGAGACCATCACCGAAGCATCCATCAAACGACCCGGTCCGCCTCCTACCATGGAAGGTGTCAACCTCCCCCTCACTGCGCAGCTCACTGGATCGCAATCTGGAACTCTAGTACCCACCAACATGCCCGGTGtcatcgagatcaagcCTGAGGATCGCGCGCGCTACACTCGCATCTTTGCCAACTCCGGTCCCGTGGGCGGCCTTATCGATGGTGATCGCGCCAAGGAAATCTTTGTCAAGTCCAAGCTGCCCTTTGACAAGCTCGGTGCCATCTGGAACCTGGCTGATACCCAAGCTCGCGGATCTCTCGATCTCACCGATTTTATCATCGCCATGCACTTCATCCAGAACACCATGAACGGCACGCTCAACTCGATTCCggctgctcttccacctGGTCTGTACGAGCAAGCAAAGGGGCCCGCAGGCGCCGGCTCGCGTTTCATCCCCGGTTCCcctcttgctgctcagaaTACAGGTGGCTCCACGtctggctttggctcgtcTGGCATTCCTCGTCAAATGACCGGATCTTCTTTCCCCGCCCAGTCCGCATTCCAGTCGCCGCGCCATGCCGTctctgctcctgctgctgcgtggGATGTCACTCCGGATGAGAAAGCTCGTGCAGACCAATTCTTCGATGGTCTCGATGTTTCCAGACAAGGCAGGCTCGACGGCGCTGCAGTGGTTCCCTTTTTCATGCAGAGCAAGCTCACCGAGTCGGTCCTTGCCCATGTCTGGGATCTGTCCGACGTCACCCAGAGCGGCACGCTCTCCAAGGATGAATTTGCGGTGGCCATGCACCTCATCAACAGCCAGCTGGCCGGAAAGCCACtaccgcagcagcttccCTCGAGCCTAGTGCCTCCTTCTATGCGCAACATGGATCTTCCCACAGCCGTCAACCCTCAGCAGACCGACACCCAGAAGGACCTCTTCTCTCTCATGGACGACGACCCGCCTGCACCCACCATCTCTGCATCCTCCGCTTTCATCACCCCCTCTCCGGCGGCCCCGGTCGTCGCTACACAGCAAAGCACGCCTTtcgcagccagcagcacagctccGACTGAGCGCTCTGCGCCCGGACCTTTTGACGATGACTTCTTCGGCGGCGGCAATTCTTCAGCTTCGCCTTTGGCCGCACAGCCCGCGCAATCCGTTGCGACAGCTCTGTCGCCCGCTGCTACGGGCGGAAGCTTTGGCACCGCTACCGCATTCAGGCCTCCTGGCTTCGCATCTCCTGGTGGTCCTGCTTCGCCCTCGGCCTCCACATCGCGACTCGGAAGTGCATTCACGGTCGCTGCTCCAGCGACCTCGGCGggcgctgctgtcgctaCTGCGTTCGGTAGTTCAGATGGCACGGATCAGAGCGTCGAATTTGGAAACAAGTCCAACCAGCTTAGAAGCACTGAGAAAGCTGTCTTGGACCTTCAGTCCAAGCGCAGCACCCTCGAGTCTTCTATTGCCAACGATGCCTCCACCATCGCTGACCTCGAGTCGCGCCTCGCCACGGTCCGAGCACAGCACGAGACAGAGACCAAGCTTGTTAAAGATCTCGAAGAGCGACAGCAAAAgcagagcgtcgagctcaaggagctgCGCGAGAATGTCATCCGCGACGAAAGCGAGCTCAGCGCTCTGAAAGCTGAGAAGGATGAGCTGGAGCAGGCGCTCATGCGTGACCGTGAAGATGTCCGCGACATGAAGAAGCGCATGAACGATGTACAGGCCGAGACCAAGTCGCTcaaggagcagctcgagaagctaCGCAAGGATGCTAGGCAGCAAAAGGGTCTTGTTGCCAtcagcaagaagcagctcgccacGGCCGAAGCCGAACAGGACAAGGTGGCTgacgagatcgaagcgGTGCAACGAGGCGACTTGGGCGCCGAAGAGGCTGAACACCACGACGTCACTtctgctggtgcagctggTGCAGATGCTGCCACCCCTGCCACGCGCAGTGCGGCCGCCGAGCCAGTCACAAGTCCTGCTGCTAGTGTTCGGAGCTACAATCCCTTCGACCGCTTTGGAgctggcgctggtgctAGCTCGTCGCAGCCGGAAACCTCTTCGGTGAGCACTTCGCTCCTCGCCGGCGCTGGTGCGGGCGCTGCCCTTGGCGGCattgctgccgccgctgctcacCACGAAGATGACTCACACACGTCAAACCAATCGAcagaagctcgaggagaTGCATCTGCACAGCCGCTTTCTCTTGAAGCAGATCCCTTTGGAGTCCAGCAGGCTGAGGTGCAGCCGCATGTAGGCGGTTCGAGTCTTGGATTCGATGACGCTTTTGCTGTTCCAGGCGAGCCTAGTGGTGCCACCacctctgctgctccagAGCACGCCCAGGTCGAATCGACCGGCTTTGATGATAATTTTGGCAATGACTTTGTTGCAAGCACCCCCGCTGTTCCTGGCTTCACTGCTAGTGAGTCGGCCACGGCTGCCACCGCAGCGGATGTCGAAGCTACCACAGACAACCACCACGCTTCGGGActggctgcagctggtggACTTGGTGCAGGAGCCAGCGTGCTTGGCGCGGCTGCCATCCATGCGGGTGAACCTCTGCACAAGTATGAGGCCGCCCAGGAGCTCGAGTCTATTTCGGACACCGCCGGTCCATTTGCTGGAGACTTGGGTACAGCAGACAGGAACCATCCTGATCAGCccgatgcagacgaggacgaggacagttcggacgatgacgatgaaggCCCGGAGGAGGTTGGCGGTTTTAAGGCAAGAGGCTACGACACCCCCGTCGAAGTCGCTGCTGATCGATTCCCTGAGGTGGACGCCTCGGGCGAAAGGCTCTCATCATCGACTGTTGCACCGCCTACAAGAGCGGAACACCAGCATACTGTGCCTGGCGGTCTGGAAGACGTGACTACTGCCACCGTCTCTGCAGAATCGGCTCCAGTCGACCCAACGTCGATCGGAGACATCGGAGGGCGCACTGCATCAACGACATCGATTGCGCCTGTGAGCCGCCAAGGCACCATCTCTGATGACATCAACGAGTCTTTGACGACGTCAGAGCTAACGCGAAgcaaggatgccgagagCAGCCCCCATGGTGCTGGaactgctgcagcaggtgcCATCGGCATtgccgctcttgctgcagGAACGGGAGCTTTGACTCTCGGCGAACGGGGTCAGGGCGACACGACACCCAGTGCCACCACGCCTGCGGACGACAATGTGCCCCTAAGCCAGCTAGTTGGCTTGCATGGCGCAAAGTTGGCTCCTCCCactgcggctgctgatTCAACTACTCCAGCTGAGCCTGCTGCAAGCCCTACTCTGTCGCCTAAGACTCGCCGTGCGCCTCCGCCCGCTCCTGTCCGTAGCGCTACGAATCTTTCAACTTCTTCGGGTGCTCCAGCcgcggcggcggcgacaGTGCTTGCTGATGAGCCAACGCCCATTGCTGGGAGTGCTGCCCCTGTCACAGTCGGGGGAGATTCAAGCAAGTCCACCAACCCATTTGGCATGGATGAATTCAGCGCAGCACCCAGCCTGCCCGACGCTGGACAGCACAAGAACGACAAtggaagcggcagcaacTTTGACGACTTTGATTCGGCGTTTGAGGATCTCGGACCATCAGAAGCCGTACCTTCATCCTCGGCAGCTGGTCCGGTTGGCATGACTGCAGCAAGCGATCCAGCTGGGTTCGACGATGCCTTTGACAACGATTTTGACTTTGTGCCGTCCTTCAGTGCTGTAGGTGCTAGTGCAATTCCTAGCGGCGACActgcgagtcgtgaggtGCCTTCATCGGGCGGCGCGGGAGCTGGTAGCAACAATACCTTTGACGATTTTGATGCCGCTTTTGACAGCACGCCTGCggttactcgtgactcatcAGCCAACAACACTTCGACGACGGCTGACGCTAGCGTCATCCCGGCTGTTAGTGTAGGAGGCGGTCTTGGTGCGGTTGCTGGTTCTGGAAGTCACGCTGATCGCGGCATTGCATCCAACGCCACTTCCGGTTTCAGCTTTGAAGATACCTTTGACCCCGCTGGTGGCTCTTCGACTACCTCAGCTGGCGCGGCACCTtcgacgctcaacgctcCCATCgctgcatcgacatcgaccGCTGCAGCTAGTACCACTTTGCCAtcctcggtctcgtcaCCCATTGCACCGCCTGGCACCTACGCACCTCCACCAGGACCGCCTCCCGGCTTCAATGCGCCACCTGCTCTTCCGTCGCGCTCAAGCACGCGCCACACCACAGGCGGCGGGGGAGGCGCAATTGCGGAAGCAGAAGACTACACCGGAGCTCTTCcagacgatgcagctcaagtCAAGCAACTGTGCGGTATGGGTTTCACCAGAGAAAAGGTGATTCAGGCTTTGGAAAAGTCAAACTACCGAACCGAGAAGGCGCTCGAACGTCTACTTGCTTCGGCTTAG
- a CDS encoding putative branched-chain-amino-acid transaminase gives MLNFAKTALRARAVPATSLLRRNAAGSSFRFQSTTVSHDPMTGEPTGLKHLDASALVVTKSNAPRVPPPSQSLVFGANFSDHMLSVPWNSATGWDAPKIHPYAPLQLDPSAVIFHYAPSLFEGMKAYKDVNGKVRLFRPDMNMKRMNTSAARIALPTFEGEQLITLIKKLVALDKSWIPSEPGHSLYIRPALIGTEAALGVHPTKDALLFVICSPVGPYYKTGFKPVALEADPNKVRAWPGGTGQYKLGGNYAPGILPQLEAAERGYQQNLWLFGDQHLLTEVGTMNLFVALKKKDGKGIELVTPPLNGMILPGVTRDSILHIAKDHVNGKYALESLPKDLEVNEREISIHEVIEAEKSGALVEMFGAGTAAVVSPVDRVGYKGKDIHIPAGDGIGPIAKAMLERITDIQLGKVEHEWSVVVDDL, from the coding sequence ATGCTCAACTTTGCAAAAACGGCTCTTCGCGCACGCGCTGTGCCAGCAACGTCGTTGCTGCGCCGCAATGCTGCTGGCTCATCGTTTCGATTCCAGTCGACCACCGTCTCACATGATCCCATGACGGGCGAGCCAACAGGCCtcaagcatctcgacgcttCGGCTTTGGTTGTAACCAAGTCCAACGCTCCCCGTGTTCCACCGCCTTCTCAATCGCTCGTTTTTGGCGCCAATTTCTCGGACCACATGCTTTCCGTACCCTGGAACAGCGCTACTGGTTGGGATGCACCCAAAATCCACCCCTATGCtccgctgcagctcgacccCAGTGCGGTCATCTTCCACTACGCACCGTCGCTCTTCGAAGGCATGAAGGCGTACAAGGATGTCAATGGCAAAGTCCGACTCTTCCGACCTGACATGAACATGAAACGCATGAACACCTCGGCTGCACGCATCGCTCTGCCCACATTTGAAGGCGAACAGCTTATCACGTTGATCAAGAAGCTAGTGGCGTTGGATAAAAGCTGGATTCCGTCGGAACCGGGCCATTCGCTGTACATCCGACCTGCGCTGATCGGTACGGAAGCAGCGTTGGGAGTGCACCCTACcaaagatgcgcttctGTTTGTCATCTGCTCACCTGTGGGGCCGTACTACAAGACCGGATTCAAGCCTGTTGCGCTCGAGGCGGACCCGAACAAGGTGCGTGCATGGCCCGGTGGAACGGGACAGTACAAGCTCGGAGGCAACTACGCACCTGGAATTCTGCCGCAACTCGAAGCGGCGGAACGAGGATACCAACAGAACCTCTGGTTGTTTGGCGACCAGCATCTGTTGACCGAAGTGGGAACCATGAACCTCTTCGTCGCGCTCAAAAAGAAGGACGGCAAGGGCATCGAACTCGTCACGCCTCCCCTGAACGGTATGATCCTTCCCGGTGTCACAAGAGATTCCATCCTGCATATTGCCAAGGATCACGTCAACGGCAAGTAcgcgctcgaatcgctgcCGAAAGACCTCGAGGTGAATGAGCGCGAAATCAGTATCCACGAAGTCATCGAGGCGGAGAAATCAGgcgcgctcgtcgagatgTTTGGCGCAGGCACAGCTGCGGTTGTCAGCCCTGTCGACAGGGTCGGTTACAAGGGCAAGGATATTCATATCCCCGCCGGCGACGGTATCGGACCGATCGCCAAGGCTATGCTCGAGAGGATCACTGATATCCAGCTCGGTAAGGTCGAACACGAGTGGAGCGTGGTTGTAGATGATCTTTAG
- a CDS encoding uncharacterized protein (related to ADD66 - protein involved in 20S proteasome assembly), with translation MTKSPFYTPTSSCKLDGTTLIIPAVSIGSVPQLAVDLLLHDASLSLVKVGRIDPSFCFPFVGPSETEDAYDITTSLEVFCNGSVTVIQQRSPVYKSLNSSYICALIDWITTSHFKEVLWLTSIDAAARTDDEFCTPILSLLPANSTPSTRILASLQTSFPQFNPPSIQSLQIPTKTHIDVPHIPGSLLTRKLLHHISHSSVKDSFGALLYFAAEGDTRPDAHNLATLVVSLLSTTTTPQLLLKEPRSWSALFGRPAASALYA, from the exons ATGACGAAATCACCGTTCTACACGCCCACCTCTTCCTGCAAACTGGACGGCACAACGCTCATCATACCTGCCGTTTCCATCGGCTCGGTTCCTCAACTAGCGGTCGACTTGCTACTCCACGACGCTTCGCTCTCCCTGGTCAAAGTGGGTCGCATCGACCCGAGCTTCTGCTTTCCCTTTGTGGGACCGTCTGAGACCGAAGATGCTTACGACATTACGACGTCATTGGAAG TGTTCTGCAACGGATCCGTAACAGTGATCCAACAGCGTTCTCCCGTTTACAAATCGCTCAACTCGAGCTACATTTGCGCTCTGATCGACTGGATTACCACGTCGCACTTCAAAGAAGTGCTCTGGCTTacatcgatcgatgcggCTGCCAGGACAGACGACGAATTCTGCACGCCCATCCTCAGCCTCTTGCCTGCCAACTCGACACCTTCAACACGCATCCTCGCAAGCCTACAAACCTCGTTCCCTCAGTTCAATCCTCCCTCGATCCAGTCGCTGCAAATACCGACCAAGACGCACATCGACGTACCGCATATCCCGGGATCGCTACTCACCAGAAAGCTGCTTCACCACATCTCGCATTCAAGCGTCAAAGACTCGTTTGGCGCTCTCCTCTactttgctgctgaaggAGACACGCGTCCAGACGCACACAATCTTGCCACCCTCGTTGTTTCCCTCCTTTCAACTACCACAACACCACAACTGCTGCTCAAAGAGCCTCGGTCATGGTCAGCTCTGTTTGGTCGACCGGCCGCTTCCGCATTGTATGCCTAA
- a CDS encoding uncharacterized protein (related to MED7 - member of RNA Polymerase II transcriptional regulation mediator complex): MNGEYDYEDGAQHQDGARESAVAGASNTNQISTSFFPPPPQVYKKFTKRNLRYLEILNSHKLADDEPSWDLLSVTQRLERQNAILRQPGSSSKIDAEQLQDEEADMAAIQDQDCDKPMTDLPDFDLKAELEPPNVDWIEEDGGYTVFGQLWPIPDVTPTLQQLGIPVLYPLEGTDRKELLLTLLRTLLQTYREITGDLLKPAQPYDVWVPAVPDPNLTPEQQQQQMATNPGFWTQTTEAKDRLKHMQNVVVNMQFLINELRPVQAKETLKLIMQMQLERRKQEMQLIQERCATMRARVEELKKMLGKQSDCYGSS; encoded by the coding sequence ATGAACGGCGAGTATGACTACGAAGATGGAGCACAGCATCAAGACGGTGCACGAGAAAGCGCCGTAGCCGGGGCTTCGAACACGAATCAGATCAGCACTTCGTTCTTTCCCCCTCCTCCTCAAGTCTATAAGAAATTCACGAAGCGCAACCTAAGATACCTCGAGATTCTCAACTCGCACAAACTGGCAGACGACGAACCATCATGGGATCTTCTGAGTGTGACTCAACGGCTCGAGCGGCAAAACGCCATCCTGCGGCAACCCGGCTCATCATCCAAGATAGATGCTGAGCAACTgcaagacgaagaggcTGACATGGCTGCGATACAAGATCAGGATTGCGATAAACCAATGACCGACCTGCCCGACTTTGACTTGAAGGCAGAACTTGAACCTCCAAACGTTGACTGGATCGAGGAAGACGGTGGTTATACAGTTTTTGGCCAGCTCTGGCCGATACCTGACGTGACGCCTACGCTGCAACAGCTCGGTATCCCTGTTTTGTATCCGCTCGAGGGAACGGATCGCAAAGAACTGCTGCTTACTCTGTTGAGAACGCTTCTACAGACATATCGAGAAATCACAGGCGATTTGCTGAAACCAGCTCAGCCATACGACGTTTGGGTGCCCGCCGTACCAGATCCGAACCTGACTCCcgaacaacagcaacaacagaTGGCGACGAATCCAGGCTTTTGGACACAGACGACCGAAGCCAAGGACAGGTTGAAGCATATGCAGAACGTAGTGGTCAATATGCAGTTCCTGATCAACGAGCTGAGACCGGTACAGGCAAAGGAGACGCTAAAGTTGATCATGCAGATGCAGTTGGAGAGGAGAAAGCAGGAGATGCAGCTCATACAGGAGAGATGTGCCACCATGCGAGCTCGTGTAGAGGAGCTCAAGAAAATGCTGGGCAAGCAGAGCGACTGCTACGGCTCTTCTTGA